CGCGGGATAAGAGGGGGCGCCCGCAGTAGCCTGTTAAATACATGCATGAATGTATGTTTGTCTAGTTGTTTTTTCCTGTAGGATGCTGCTATGCATAACTAAGCGGCTTTGCTAGGCAGCTTTGCTGCAATGCCATCCTGAATGAAGACTGACCAACCGGACCCGACCATGGCGCGCAAGACGAAAGAAGAAGCAGAAAAAACCTATTTTGCCCTGCTTGAAGCGGCGGCGGACTTATATAGCAGTCAGGGGTATGCTCGCACGACCATCAACGAGATTGCCTCTCATGCAGGCATGACGCGAGGTGCGTTTTACTGGCACTTCCAAAGCAAGGAAGACGTCATCAAGGGCATTTGGGAAAATCATGCCTATCCGGGTTTCAATCCGGTTCGGCAGGCGCTGATCAGTTTGCCCGAAGACGACCCAGCCAGTGCGTTCCGGGTGCAAATCAACCGTCTGATCGACGTGTTTGCCCGTGATCGTCTTGTGTCGCGTGCGATGTTTATCATCATTCACAATATGGAAATTTCAGACAAGGAAGGCGATCTGCATCAGTTTCTGTCTGAGCAGCATCAGATGTTTCAGGATACGATCGCCACTGCTTTCAAAAGCATCGAGAAGGCGGGGCAGTTAAAGGCAAATATGGACCCCAAGGTCACCGCGCTCTCGTGTCTTTGTCTGTTTGTCGGCATGGTTGAGAAGGCTCTGCTGCCATTCATGGAGCTGGACCTCGAGACCGAAGGAAAAGAGCTGTTCGCCAGTTTCTTTGATGCGGTGCTGGAAATTGAACCCCAGCGCACTAAAACGTGATCTGTACGTTTTTTCAAAGTTTTAGTTTCTTCAAATCGGTGCCCGGATGCCCGCAGTGAGCGCAGGCGCATGCCTGAAGCCTGCGAGACAGCCTCATGTGGAAATGTCAAACGTATGACAAAATAGACGTTGATTAACCCCATCAGGGTCTTTAAACAGGGCGGCGGAGAGGTGGCCGAGTGGTCGAAGGCGCGCCCCTGCTAAGGGCGTAGGCGGGTAACTGTCTCGAGGGTTCGAATCCCTTCCTCTCCGCCATTTTCCTCGCAGCAAGTTGAAATTTATATTGTAAATTCAGTCACTTGATATTAGACACTCGCAAGAATGCCAAAATTTGCTACACATTTTGCTACACAAATCTATGCATAAGTCTATGGTATCTTCCACAGTTTTCATGAATTTGCCCAGTTGAGTGCGGCCGGAAGAATAATTAAAAACTCTCCCCCAATGGTATCAATAGAATGGTTCCAATCAATCAGGTTTGGGGCGACTTCTTGACTAAACTGTACCGTACAATTTGATGTGAACGACTCTTTGCGTCACCCCGCTGAGCGATAAGCCAATTTTCAGCGCAGCCGTGTTGAAGCGGTAACATTAATTCAGAGCAGTAAT
This genomic stretch from Cohaesibacter intestini harbors:
- a CDS encoding TetR family transcriptional regulator, with the protein product MARKTKEEAEKTYFALLEAAADLYSSQGYARTTINEIASHAGMTRGAFYWHFQSKEDVIKGIWENHAYPGFNPVRQALISLPEDDPASAFRVQINRLIDVFARDRLVSRAMFIIIHNMEISDKEGDLHQFLSEQHQMFQDTIATAFKSIEKAGQLKANMDPKVTALSCLCLFVGMVEKALLPFMELDLETEGKELFASFFDAVLEIEPQRTKT